The Pseudomonas moraviensis genome contains the following window.
CACAAATCCCCCGCGCAGCGTTCTGCGTGTTTTTTCAAAGGTTGTTTTTCAGTTAGTAATCAGGGGTCGGTCAGGTGCAGAACTAAGGATTCGTAAGGTCGCAGGTGCAGCAACCGCGTGCGTTTCGGACAGTCCGGGTAGTTGCTGATCAACAGGCGCTGCTCCATGGACTCGTTGATCAGCGGCGGTAGCTCGACGTCACACGCGGTGCCATAGAAGTTGTTCACTACCAACAGACGTTCACCTGCGCCCTCGCGCAGGTAGGCCCAGACCTGTGGATGCTCCGGCAGCAGCTGACGATATACGCCGTCGGAGATCAGCGCTTCAGTGCGGCGCAAGGCGATCAGGCGCCGATAGTGATGCAATACCGATTCCTGGTCGTGGAGCTGCTGCGCGACGTTGATCTGCGCGGCATTGGCCGGCACGCCGATCCACGGTTCGCCACGGGTGAAACCGGCGTTGTGCCCGGCGTGCCAGTGCATCGGCGTGCGCCCGTTGTCCCGGGACTTCTGCATGATCGCTGCCATGTTGTCGAGTTCGCTCGCCCCGGCCTCGCGCTTGAGGCGAAAGATATTCAGGGTCTCGACATCGCGGTACTGCTCGATGCTCTCGAAGCCCGGATTGGTCATGCCCAGTTCTTCGCCCTGATAGACGAAGGGCGTGCCCTGGAGAAAATGCAACGCCGTGCCGAGCATCTTCGCCGAGAGCTCGCGGTATTCAGCGTCATTGCCGAACCGCGAGACCACGCGCGGCTGATCGTGGTTACACCAGAACAACGCATTCCACCCACCGCCCGCCTGCATGCCGGTCTGCCAGTCGGAGAGAATCTGCTTGAGCTGGAGGAAATCGAAATCGGCGCGCACCCACTTCTGCAGATTCGGGTAATCGACCTTCAGGTGATGAAAATTGAAGGTCATCGACAGTTCTTGCGATTGCGGATTGGAGTAACGAATGCAGTGTTCGAGGCGGGTCGAGGACATCTCGCCGACGTTGATCAGCTCATACCCTTCGAAGACTTCGCGGTGCATTTCGTGCAGGTACTCATGCACGTTAGGACCGTCGGTGTAGAAGCGCCGACCGTCGCTGTCATCTTCGGGAAAGTCCGCCGGTTTGGAGATCAGGTTGATCACATCCAGGCGAAAGCCACCGACGCCTTTGTCGCGCCAGAAGCGCATCATCTTGAACACTTCGTCGCGGACTTTGGGGTTGTCCCAATTGAGGTCGGCCTGGGTGTGATCGAACAGGTGCAGATAGTATTGGCCGGTCTGCGCTTCGTACTCCCAGGCCGATCCGCCGAACTTGGATTCCCAGTTGTTCGGCTGGTCGCGCCAGATATAAAAGTCGCGGTAGGGATTGTCGAGGCTGCTGCGTGCCTGCTGGAACCAGACGTGCTCGATCGAGGTGTGGTTGACCACGATGTCGAGCATCAGCTTGATCCCGCGCTTGCCCGCTTCGGCGATCAGCAGTTCACAGTCGGCCATGCTGCCGTAGCTCGGATCGACCGCGTAGTAGTCGCTGATGTCGTAGCCGTTATCGCGCTGCGGCGAACGCAGAAACGGCGTGATCCACAGGTAGTCGACTCCCAGCCATTGCAGGTAATCGAGCTTGGCAACGATGCCGAGCAGGTCGCCGGTGGCGTTGCCGGCATGGCTGTGAAAGCTCTTCGGGTAGATCTGGTAGATCACCGAACGTTGCCAGTCTTGCATGGCGGATTTTCCTCTTGAATGTCAGGAACCGTGTCGGAGCTGCCGAAGGGTCGGGCCGCGATCGGACGATCTTTTGATTTCAGGCCACCCGGTAACCCGGCCGGACGATCTTCATGCTCAGCACGCAGGTCAGGGCAAACGGCACGAGCATGGCAATGAGCATCCCGATGACGAACATGGGGATGAACTGCGGCATGATCGAAATGAAACCGGGCAGGCCGCCAACACCGATGGCCGAAGCCTGGATCTTGTTCAGCGAGAGAAACATGCAACCCAGCGCCGAGCCGGCCAGCGCGGCGTAAAACGGAAACTTGTAGCGCAGATTGACGCCGAACATCGCCGGTTCAGTGATGCCGAAGTAGGCGGAAATCGCCGAGGTCGAGGCCATGCTCTTGTCCCGCGCATTGCGCGTCATCCAGAACACCGCCAGTGCCGCACTGCCTTGCGCCAGATTGGACATGACGATCATCGGCCAGATGAAGGTGCCGCCCTGGCTCGAGATCAATTGCAGATCCACCGCGAGGAACATGTGGTGCATGCCAGTGATCACCAAAGGCGCATACAACAGACCGAAGATCAGACCGCCCACCAGCGGCGCCAGATCGAACAGCATCACCAGCCCTTCGGTAATGTAGATGCCGATATGCCGGGTTACCGGGCCGATGATCGCCAGCGCCAGCACGCCAGTGACGACAATGGTGGTGATCGGCACAACCAGCAGTTGCACGGCATTGGGCACTCGCGCCCGCAGCCATTTTTCAATCACGCTCATCACATAGGCCGCCAGCAGGATCGGCAGAATCTGCCCCTGGTAACCCACCTTTTCCACCTGGAAAAGCCCGAGGATGTCGAAATACGGCAGTTGCTGCCCGTCCAGCCCGGCAACGGCCTTGCCGTAGTTCCAGGCGTTGAGCAGGTCCGGATGCACCAGCATCAGACCGAGAACGATGCCGAGGATTTCGCTGCCGCCAAAGCGCTTGGCCGCCGACCAGCCCACCAGTGCCGGCAAAAACACGAACGAGGTGTTGGCCATCAGATTGATCAGGCTCCACAAGCCATCGAGGTTGGGATAGGCATCGAGCAGTGTCTGCCCCTCGATGAACATGCCCTTGGCGCCGAGCAGGTTGTTGATGCCCATCAACAGGCCGGCAATGATCAGCGCCGGCAGGATCGGCATGAACACATCGGAAAACACCCGCACCAGCCGCTGCATGGCGTTTATCTTCTCGGCGCTTTTCTGTTTAACGTCGGCGATGGTCGATGCCGCGAGGCCTGTCTGTTGCCTCAGTTCGGCGTAGACCTTTTCAACGTCGCCCGGGCCGATGACCACCTGATACAACCCGCCGGTGAAGAACGAACCCTTGACCAGCTCGACGCCGTTGAGTGCGGCCACATTGACCCGCGCGGGGTCTTTCAACGCCAGGCGCAAACGCGTCACGCAATGCGCCGCCTGCTCGACGTTGTCGCTGCCACCGAGGCTTTCCAGCAGCTCCCTGGCGATGTTCGGATAGTCATGGCTCATGCTTGTTCTTCCGTCGTGGATTGTTGTTATTGGCAGCACGCCGAGAGGAAAAATACTCGTCTGTACGAGTTAATGCAACAACTCGTCTGTACGAGTTTGTGTGAGTGGATGAACGTCAGATCAGCAAGGATTTTTCCTACTCTGACTTAAGCCGTTTTCCGTCCTCCGCATGGACAAAGCCCTACCCTACCCTTAAGGTTCGGGGTTTTGAGCACCGTCGGCACAGAGCCCAGTCATGAGCAAATACAATCAGATCTACAGCGATTTGCTTGCCAGCATCACCACCCAACGCCTGGAGCGCGGCGCCCGGCTGCCTTCGGAAACCGAATTGATGGACACCTATCAGGCCAGCCGTGGCACGGTGCGCAAGGCCATCGATCAACTGCAGGAGCGCGGTTTCGCCCAGAAGATTCACGGCAAAGGCGCGTTCGTGCTGTCGACCAACCCGATCGAGTTCCAGCTCGGCGGCATCGTCAGCTTTCAGGAAACCCACCCGCGCCTGGGCAACGACGTCAGCACTGAAGTGGTGGAGATGTGCCAGGTCCCGCTGGAAGGTACGCTGCTCGAACACATCAATGCCGAGCCCGGCAGCCCGATCACCCGTATCAAACGGGTACGGCGCATCGACGGCAAACGCGTCATTCTCGACATCAACCATTTCGTCAGCACGGTGATTCCCGACCTGTCTGCAGACATCGCCGAACACTCGATCTACGCCCACATCGAACAGACCCTGCAACTGCAGATCGCCTACGCCCAGCGCACCATCGAAGCAGTTGCGTGCAGCAAGGACGATCAACAGCATCTGGACCTCGACGGCCAGAGCCACGTCATCGTGGTCAGCAACCAGACCTTCCTGCAGGACGGCCGCCAGTTCGAATACACCGAATCGCGGCATACGCTGGACAAGTTCTATTTTTCAGATGTGGCGCGGCGCTAATACCCGCTGACAGGCGAGCCCGTTTCAAAATATGTGGTTCGCTGACAAACCGCGATGACCTCCGGTAGTATGCCGGCGTGGCTATGGAACACCTTCCTTCTATCCCCTATGAACTAGGGGTTCCGCTCTCCACACCGCGCCTGCTTATTGCAGGCGTTTTCGTATCGATTGCACAGGTGAGCTTCAGCTCACAGGAACGGCGGACCAAGGAAGAAATCATGATTAATCAGGAGCTGTTCCTGCGGCGCCGTACAAAACTTCACGTCCCTGCGGGCTCTGGCGGAGCCACACGCGCGCAGGTCGCATCAGCTGTCAAAGAAGTCGCGGCTTTTCGATGTGTACTCTCTGAGCCGCTGATTGAGCAAATCGGCTTGCTTTCAGCGGTAGAACTCAAGAATTGGCTGCGTGAAGTCGTTCGAATCCTGCGGCGCCGCAACGGTGCTCATGTACATCACCGACCGTTTTATCCTGATTTTCCCAACCAAGTCCTCGAGGCTTCAGAGGCGGAGTTGTATCTCAACGCCGTCATTCATTACCACACGCTTCGGCGCTTGCCGCCCAGCGAACAGGTTCGGCCTGCCATGCTGGAAGGCAACTTCGTCCATTGGGTCATTGAACCGGGAAGTGTCAGCGAGTTCGAGGCATTGCTTGAGCCGCTGGTCTCATCGCGCACCTCGCTGTCCGAAGAGGAAGCCGCCGATGTCAGCTGGTTTATCCGAACTTACAAAAGCGACGTGTTCCGTCTGCTGCCAGAGACCATCCCGTTCCGCGAGATTCGCGCACTGGTTGGCGGCGCGCTGATCTTGCATATCAGTGACGATGCCCGGGTCGAGGCATTCCTTGAGCAAAATGTCGAAACGGCAACGGACGTGCTGCTCGTGGCGATCGCACTGCATGGCGGAGACGTGTCGCTGGCGACAGCGCAGACTCGCTTTAGCAAAATGAAACGTTCGATGCGTCGGAAGCTGTTGCGCCTGCTCGACGGCGCACCCAACGCTACGGAAGATGTGATGCGCCAGGCCGAACGCTGGAAACGCCTGGCCGAAGTCGTGCATCCAGGCGATTACGCTGAGCAGTATCCGCGAGCATTCGCGGCTATCACCGCAGCGCGACGCAACGATCCGCCGGCCTCGTTCGGGTCGCGTGTCGAAACAATGCTTGCCCAACGTCAGATCGCCGCCCTTACGCCCGTGCTGCAGGATCGTCCCGGAGAATTCGCCCGCCGGCTGGACGTGACGTTGCGGCGCGCCACCGACCCGGGCGCGGTGCTCGATGCCTTTGAGACCGTCGCAGCACAAGTGTCCTCGCCTGTCCTGCTGCAGTTGCTGGCCCAGATAAAAGCTCCGCGCCCCCTGCCCCTGCGGGCGTTCACACCCAAAGGAGCGCTGGCCAAAGTCTTCGGCACTAAAGATCGTCGAGAACCGATCGCCTCCCAGGTGTTAGCCCGTGCCGCAGAAATCTGCGAGAACGCCCTGATCACGCGCTTTGCGTTACTTCCACCACTGGGGCGCTGCTTTGTCGACCCGGCGTTGCGCGAATACCTAGTGCCATTGTCACAGCGCGCCGCAGCCAAATCGCTGCGCACCCTGGTACGCGGCAGTCGATTACCGATGCCTGATACGCGATTCATTCGCCTGTTTCTTTGGTGGAAGAATGGCCGTGAGCGCACGGACATCGACTTGTCCGCCGCCTTCTTCGACACCGACTTCGTCTTCCAGGAAGCGGTCGCC
Protein-coding sequences here:
- the treP gene encoding PTS system trehalose-specific EIIBC component, whose protein sequence is MSHDYPNIARELLESLGGSDNVEQAAHCVTRLRLALKDPARVNVAALNGVELVKGSFFTGGLYQVVIGPGDVEKVYAELRQQTGLAASTIADVKQKSAEKINAMQRLVRVFSDVFMPILPALIIAGLLMGINNLLGAKGMFIEGQTLLDAYPNLDGLWSLINLMANTSFVFLPALVGWSAAKRFGGSEILGIVLGLMLVHPDLLNAWNYGKAVAGLDGQQLPYFDILGLFQVEKVGYQGQILPILLAAYVMSVIEKWLRARVPNAVQLLVVPITTIVVTGVLALAIIGPVTRHIGIYITEGLVMLFDLAPLVGGLIFGLLYAPLVITGMHHMFLAVDLQLISSQGGTFIWPMIVMSNLAQGSAALAVFWMTRNARDKSMASTSAISAYFGITEPAMFGVNLRYKFPFYAALAGSALGCMFLSLNKIQASAIGVGGLPGFISIMPQFIPMFVIGMLIAMLVPFALTCVLSMKIVRPGYRVA
- a CDS encoding TerD family protein, encoding MEHLPSIPYELGVPLSTPRLLIAGVFVSIAQVSFSSQERRTKEEIMINQELFLRRRTKLHVPAGSGGATRAQVASAVKEVAAFRCVLSEPLIEQIGLLSAVELKNWLREVVRILRRRNGAHVHHRPFYPDFPNQVLEASEAELYLNAVIHYHTLRRLPPSEQVRPAMLEGNFVHWVIEPGSVSEFEALLEPLVSSRTSLSEEEAADVSWFIRTYKSDVFRLLPETIPFREIRALVGGALILHISDDARVEAFLEQNVETATDVLLVAIALHGGDVSLATAQTRFSKMKRSMRRKLLRLLDGAPNATEDVMRQAERWKRLAEVVHPGDYAEQYPRAFAAITAARRNDPPASFGSRVETMLAQRQIAALTPVLQDRPGEFARRLDVTLRRATDPGAVLDAFETVAAQVSSPVLLQLLAQIKAPRPLPLRAFTPKGALAKVFGTKDRREPIASQVLARAAEICENALITRFALLPPLGRCFVDPALREYLVPLSQRAAAKSLRTLVRGSRLPMPDTRFIRLFLWWKNGRERTDIDLSAAFFDTDFVFQEAVAYYNLKSYGGYHSGDIVDAPNGAAEFIDLDLDALVKKGVRYVVTSLNSFTRQPYCDLPECFAGWMARADTASGEVFEPRTVVDRIDIASDTGICLPFVMDLQERRMIWADLGLTSSPRWNNVDHNLSGVSLMLRALVHTPRPDLHTLFDLHVRARGERVASAGQAQTVFAPHQGLTPFDTDLIRSEYL
- the treC gene encoding alpha,alpha-phosphotrehalase produces the protein MQDWQRSVIYQIYPKSFHSHAGNATGDLLGIVAKLDYLQWLGVDYLWITPFLRSPQRDNGYDISDYYAVDPSYGSMADCELLIAEAGKRGIKLMLDIVVNHTSIEHVWFQQARSSLDNPYRDFYIWRDQPNNWESKFGGSAWEYEAQTGQYYLHLFDHTQADLNWDNPKVRDEVFKMMRFWRDKGVGGFRLDVINLISKPADFPEDDSDGRRFYTDGPNVHEYLHEMHREVFEGYELINVGEMSSTRLEHCIRYSNPQSQELSMTFNFHHLKVDYPNLQKWVRADFDFLQLKQILSDWQTGMQAGGGWNALFWCNHDQPRVVSRFGNDAEYRELSAKMLGTALHFLQGTPFVYQGEELGMTNPGFESIEQYRDVETLNIFRLKREAGASELDNMAAIMQKSRDNGRTPMHWHAGHNAGFTRGEPWIGVPANAAQINVAQQLHDQESVLHHYRRLIALRRTEALISDGVYRQLLPEHPQVWAYLREGAGERLLVVNNFYGTACDVELPPLINESMEQRLLISNYPDCPKRTRLLHLRPYESLVLHLTDP
- the treR gene encoding trehalose operon repressor — encoded protein: MSKYNQIYSDLLASITTQRLERGARLPSETELMDTYQASRGTVRKAIDQLQERGFAQKIHGKGAFVLSTNPIEFQLGGIVSFQETHPRLGNDVSTEVVEMCQVPLEGTLLEHINAEPGSPITRIKRVRRIDGKRVILDINHFVSTVIPDLSADIAEHSIYAHIEQTLQLQIAYAQRTIEAVACSKDDQQHLDLDGQSHVIVVSNQTFLQDGRQFEYTESRHTLDKFYFSDVARR